A stretch of the Lactuca sativa cultivar Salinas chromosome 9, Lsat_Salinas_v11, whole genome shotgun sequence genome encodes the following:
- the LOC111901699 gene encoding dehydration-responsive element-binding protein 1D-like produces the protein MDAFIESYNPFPSVSSESVPLAHFLTSCRSKSSVLNAAAESEVMLASRNPKKRAGRKKFRETRHPVYRGVRMRDNGKWVCELREPSKNMRVWLGTHPTAIMAARAHDVAAFAFRGRRACLNFADSVWRLPVPKSSSIVDIQKAAAEAAEAFRYSEEEVEIVDTKELPEILYYVDEEDIFETPEFFVSMAEGLMVAPPQTVGYGCYEDNVEFFVDESLWTF, from the coding sequence ATGGATGCCTTTATCGAATCGTACAATCCATTTCCATCAGTATCATCAGAAAGTGTTCCATTAGCACACTTTTTGACCTCATGTCGTAGCAAAAGCTCAGTCTTGAATGCGGCTGCTGAATCCGAAGTGATGTTGGCTTCACGAAACCCGAAGAAGAGGGCCGGAAGGAAGAAGTTTAGAGAGACTCGACACCCGGTTTACCGAGGAGTGAGAATGAGGGATAACGGGAAGTGGGTTTGTGAGTTAAGAGAACCGAGCAAGAACATGAGGGTCTGGTTAGGGACTCATCCTACAGCTATAATGGCAGCAAGAGCACATGATGTGGCGGCGTTTGCCTTCAGGGGACGACGGGCGTGTTTGAATTTTGCTGATTCTGTGTGGCGGCTGCCGGTTCCGAAGTCTAGCAGTATTGTAGATATACAAAAGGCCGCTGCAGAAGCTGCGGAGGCTTTTAGATACTCGGAGGAAGAGGTGGAGATTGTGGATACGAAGGAGTTGCCGGAAATTCTGTATTACGTGGATGAAGAAGATATTTTTGAGACGCCGGAATTTTTTGTTAGCATGGCGGAGGGACTGATGGTAGCGCCTCCGCAGACAGTGGGATATGGCTGTTACGAGGATAACGTCGAATTTTTTGTTGACGAGTCTTTATGGACCTTTTAG